A genomic segment from Luteolibacter ambystomatis encodes:
- a CDS encoding redoxin domain-containing protein: MALQVGDKAPDFTLVTKTANGPALVKLADQIGKSNILLLFVPMAFTGGCTTELCGITNALDEYSALDATVYGISGDNPFAQEAWAQKEGIHLTLLSDYEHAVAKAYGVAYEQFLPEANLIMGGVAKRSAFVIDKEGVIRHVEVLDHPKDQPDFEAVKAALKAL; the protein is encoded by the coding sequence ATGGCACTCCAAGTCGGCGACAAAGCCCCGGATTTCACCCTCGTGACGAAAACGGCCAACGGCCCAGCCCTCGTCAAACTGGCCGACCAGATCGGCAAATCGAACATCCTCCTGCTGTTCGTACCGATGGCCTTCACCGGCGGTTGCACCACCGAGCTGTGCGGCATCACCAACGCGCTGGACGAATACTCCGCGCTGGACGCCACGGTGTACGGCATCTCCGGTGACAATCCCTTCGCCCAGGAAGCCTGGGCTCAGAAGGAAGGCATCCACCTCACCCTGCTCAGCGACTACGAGCACGCCGTCGCCAAGGCCTATGGCGTCGCCTATGAGCAGTTCCTGCCGGAAGCGAACCTGATCATGGGCGGCGTGGCCAAGCGCTCGGCCTTCGTGATCGACAAGGAAGGCGTCATCCGCCACGTCGAAGTCCTGGATCACCCGAAGGACCAACCCGATTTCGAAGCGGTGAAAGCCGCTCTCAAGGCGCTTTGA
- a CDS encoding SDR family oxidoreductase encodes MDDYRGKAAGSASAGWHGHAGTAWLPVVKVAVTGTTGRVGAALARYFQQDHEVIGLPRREFDLADPARMAAALEGLDCDVFLNPAGLTGLEASEDDPVLAHRLNAEAPGELVEWAQHRGVHFIHFSTDYVFSGEEPGLRTEEDEPRPLSVYGRTKREGELAVLVHPGACVVRVSWVFGPEKPSFTDSIMRAALEGRPVSAIGDKWSLPTFTRDLSEWVGDLVKNRTEGVIHACQSGEPASWHDMAEVIVDELVRQGRLSSKPVIEATMLDSVAAFRAPRPRHTAMATNKLAALLDRPTRAWQDALREYVRECR; translated from the coding sequence GTGGACGACTATCGTGGAAAAGCCGCCGGTTCGGCAAGTGCTGGCTGGCACGGTCACGCGGGAACGGCTTGGCTTCCGGTCGTGAAAGTGGCGGTGACAGGAACAACCGGGCGCGTAGGTGCGGCATTGGCGCGCTATTTCCAGCAGGACCATGAGGTGATCGGTCTGCCACGCCGCGAATTCGACCTGGCTGATCCCGCACGGATGGCAGCGGCACTGGAGGGGCTGGACTGCGACGTTTTTCTGAACCCGGCGGGACTCACCGGATTGGAAGCCAGCGAGGATGATCCCGTACTCGCCCACCGGCTGAATGCCGAAGCGCCCGGCGAACTGGTCGAGTGGGCGCAGCACCGGGGCGTGCATTTCATTCACTTCAGCACCGACTATGTGTTTTCCGGAGAAGAACCGGGCTTGCGCACCGAGGAGGACGAACCGCGTCCTCTGTCCGTCTATGGCAGGACGAAACGAGAGGGAGAGCTGGCGGTGCTCGTTCATCCGGGCGCTTGCGTGGTCCGGGTTTCCTGGGTTTTCGGTCCGGAGAAGCCGTCCTTCACCGACTCCATCATGAGGGCCGCTTTGGAAGGGCGACCCGTCTCCGCCATCGGGGACAAATGGTCCCTGCCGACATTCACACGGGATCTTTCGGAATGGGTGGGGGACCTGGTGAAGAATCGGACAGAGGGGGTGATCCACGCCTGCCAATCCGGCGAGCCCGCGAGCTGGCATGATATGGCGGAAGTGATCGTGGACGAACTGGTCCGGCAAGGTCGCCTGTCCTCCAAGCCAGTCATCGAAGCCACCATGCTCGACTCCGTTGCGGCCTTTCGCGCGCCCCGCCCGCGGCATACGGCGATGGCCACTAACAAACTCGCCGCTCTGCTAGATAGACCGACACGGGCGTGGCAAGATGCACTGCGGGAATACGTCCGTGAATGCCGTTGA
- the rfbB gene encoding dTDP-glucose 4,6-dehydratase: MPRDLTRPLVTGGAGFIGSALVRLLLARPEVERVVVLDKLTYAGSMERLPENGRHPRITFIRDDVADRETLVHLLDFHGITGVLHLAAESHVDRSIERPDDFITTNILGTACLLDVCRHAGIPLLHCSTDEVYGSITAGLFTEESPLKPSSPYSASKTSADLLCLAAATTYGQDVVITRGTNNYGPRQHPEKLIPRMIQCALRDEPLPVYGSGLQVRDWMHADDHGSGIIAAYLKGTPANAYNLGARCERANLDLVRMILAILGKPESLIRHVTDRPGHDLRYAVDPSKAERELGWMPRAVFERDFTATVHQLARELKG; encoded by the coding sequence GTGCCACGTGATCTCACCCGACCGCTCGTGACCGGCGGTGCCGGCTTCATCGGCTCCGCCCTCGTCCGGCTGCTGCTCGCCAGACCGGAGGTGGAACGCGTGGTGGTGCTCGACAAGCTCACCTACGCCGGGTCAATGGAGCGCCTTCCGGAAAACGGTCGCCATCCGCGCATCACCTTCATCCGCGACGACGTGGCGGACCGGGAAACATTGGTCCACCTGCTCGATTTCCATGGCATCACCGGCGTGCTTCATCTCGCTGCCGAGTCGCACGTGGACCGCTCGATCGAGCGTCCGGACGATTTCATCACCACCAACATCCTGGGCACCGCCTGCCTGCTGGATGTATGCCGTCATGCGGGCATTCCGCTGCTCCATTGCTCGACGGACGAGGTCTATGGCTCGATCACCGCCGGCTTGTTCACCGAAGAATCCCCGCTGAAGCCCTCGTCACCCTACTCGGCCTCGAAAACCTCCGCCGACCTCCTCTGCCTCGCTGCGGCCACCACCTACGGCCAGGACGTGGTGATCACCCGCGGCACCAACAACTACGGCCCGCGCCAGCACCCGGAAAAACTCATCCCGCGCATGATCCAATGCGCGCTACGGGACGAACCATTGCCGGTCTATGGCAGTGGCCTGCAGGTCCGCGACTGGATGCACGCGGACGACCACGGCAGCGGCATCATCGCGGCCTACCTCAAGGGCACGCCCGCAAATGCCTACAATCTCGGTGCCCGTTGCGAACGTGCGAATCTCGATCTGGTGCGGATGATCCTCGCGATCCTCGGAAAACCGGAATCATTGATCCGCCATGTCACCGACCGCCCGGGGCACGACCTGCGTTACGCGGTCGATCCTTCCAAGGCGGAGCGGGAACTTGGCTGGATGCCGCGCGCGGTCTTCGAACGGGACTTCACCGCCACCGTTCATCAGCTCGCGCGGGAACTCAAGGGGTAG
- a CDS encoding RtcB family protein: protein MKPITENDLIAAGYEPGPMIQKLLEKAAELEARGIHDPKYLLKLLKRDCAPPPVKAVMREKPAPFSEAIGYSNREEYENVEAVRRQMRDLLKVPVISRGAVMPDACPAGKAKAVIPVGGVIAVENAIIPAAHSSDICCSMFATFYHPRSTVAAELDALTRCTRFGLGHRHLDTLVEDPVHDEEVWDNPFLTGLRDRARVHMADQGDGNHFAYLGEIDVDAGTAEAFRKAGHHELADRLEGQGTCRVLVTHHGSRGLGAHVYKRGQIAALKHIARVANHIPSPGAWLDADSPEGRDYWEALQYVARWTRANHAAIHRRFLERIGALEIAAFGNEHNFVWKRGGTYLHGKGATPAWKDESGRSLPGLIPLNMAEPILIVLGGDNADHLSFAPHGAGRNLSRTALKRKYPGHEHRAEVIRRSTEGIDVRWFTGKPDLSETPVAYKNARQVKEQIREFGLAEVIGEIRPLGCIMAGASLSRHDKDEELTPKQIRQIGHRAERRRVKQNLHDEI from the coding sequence ATGAAACCAATCACTGAAAACGACCTCATCGCCGCCGGCTACGAGCCCGGCCCGATGATCCAGAAACTGCTCGAAAAAGCCGCGGAGCTCGAAGCCCGCGGCATCCATGACCCGAAGTATCTCCTCAAGCTGTTGAAGCGCGATTGCGCCCCGCCGCCCGTGAAGGCGGTGATGCGTGAGAAACCGGCGCCTTTTTCCGAGGCGATCGGCTACAGCAACCGCGAGGAATACGAGAACGTGGAGGCCGTGCGGCGGCAGATGCGGGACCTGCTCAAGGTCCCCGTCATCTCCCGCGGCGCGGTGATGCCGGATGCCTGTCCGGCGGGGAAGGCCAAGGCGGTCATCCCCGTCGGCGGCGTGATCGCGGTGGAGAATGCCATCATTCCCGCCGCGCATTCCTCGGACATCTGCTGCTCGATGTTCGCCACATTCTACCATCCGCGTAGTACTGTGGCGGCGGAGCTGGACGCGCTCACCCGCTGCACCCGCTTCGGGCTGGGCCACCGGCACCTCGATACGCTGGTGGAAGATCCCGTGCATGACGAGGAGGTGTGGGACAATCCCTTCCTCACCGGCCTGCGCGACCGCGCCCGCGTCCACATGGCGGACCAGGGCGATGGCAACCACTTCGCCTACCTCGGCGAGATCGATGTGGACGCCGGAACGGCGGAGGCTTTCCGAAAGGCCGGCCACCACGAACTCGCGGACCGCCTCGAAGGGCAGGGGACCTGCCGGGTGCTCGTCACCCATCACGGTTCCCGGGGCCTCGGAGCTCACGTTTACAAGCGCGGCCAGATCGCTGCTCTGAAACACATCGCCCGCGTGGCCAACCACATTCCCTCGCCTGGAGCATGGCTGGACGCGGACTCGCCGGAAGGCCGGGACTACTGGGAGGCGCTGCAATACGTCGCCCGCTGGACCCGCGCCAACCATGCCGCGATCCATCGCCGGTTCCTTGAACGGATCGGCGCGCTGGAAATCGCGGCATTTGGAAACGAACACAACTTCGTCTGGAAACGCGGCGGAACCTACCTGCATGGCAAGGGGGCTACGCCCGCGTGGAAGGACGAATCCGGCCGGTCGTTGCCGGGATTGATTCCGCTCAACATGGCGGAACCAATCCTCATCGTGCTTGGCGGGGACAATGCGGACCACCTTTCGTTCGCGCCCCACGGGGCCGGTCGGAATCTGTCCCGAACCGCGCTGAAGCGGAAATACCCGGGCCACGAACACCGTGCCGAGGTCATCCGCCGCAGTACGGAAGGCATCGACGTCCGTTGGTTCACCGGCAAGCCGGACCTCAGCGAGACACCGGTCGCCTACAAGAACGCCCGCCAGGTGAAGGAACAGATCCGGGAATTCGGCCTCGCCGAAGTCATCGGGGAAATCCGACCGCTCGGCTGCATCATGGCCGGGGCCTCGTTGTCCCGCCATGACAAGGATGAGGAGCTCACTCCCAAGCAGATCCGGCAGATCGGCCACCGCGCCGAGCGGCGCCGCGTGAAGCAGAACCTGCACGACGAGATCTGA
- a CDS encoding GNAT family N-acetyltransferase produces MNHLHIPTLETERLVLRPFAIADGRRVQQLAGDRRVAEMTSQIPHPYPDRMAEIWIASHPMLWRNRKLAPFAVILRDSGELIGAISLRLFAQGPRAEIGYWIGVPYWNHGYATEAGREVLRFGFEDLELESIQGRHLLNNPASGRVMEKLGMRCEGVLHHGAARQGRLLDVTDYSIPAGNFRPYLRVA; encoded by the coding sequence ATGAACCACCTTCACATCCCCACCCTTGAAACGGAGCGCCTCGTGCTTCGCCCCTTCGCGATCGCGGACGGACGGCGCGTGCAGCAGCTCGCGGGTGACCGCCGCGTGGCGGAAATGACGAGCCAGATCCCACACCCCTATCCGGACCGGATGGCGGAGATCTGGATCGCCTCGCACCCGATGCTGTGGCGGAACCGCAAGCTCGCCCCCTTCGCTGTCATCCTGCGTGACAGCGGCGAATTGATCGGGGCGATCTCGTTGCGGCTCTTCGCCCAGGGCCCGCGTGCCGAGATCGGCTACTGGATCGGGGTTCCGTACTGGAACCACGGTTACGCCACCGAGGCCGGTCGCGAGGTGCTCCGTTTCGGATTCGAGGACCTGGAGCTGGAAAGCATCCAGGGACGCCATCTTCTCAACAACCCGGCCTCGGGGCGGGTGATGGAAAAGCTCGGCATGCGCTGTGAGGGCGTGCTCCACCACGGAGCCGCCCGCCAGGGCCGCCTGCTCGATGTGACCGACTACTCGATCCCGGCCGGAAACTTCAGGCCCTACCTGCGGGTGGCCTGA
- a CDS encoding HNH endonuclease, translated as MNANLLHQTTVLVLNRHWQAIDAITPAEAFGHLAAGSARGLLIEGPHDMQALEWEEWRGLAPAEGQTAIGTTRGPVRVPTVIVLARYDRVPMVRLSFGLTGLWERDQGRCQYTGRSLAPAEASIDHVLPRSRGGENDWHNCVLSDRRVNQRKGNRTPEEAGLQLLRIPRKPRAVPAPMRIRNHHQIEDWDHFLESRGGNRRPTLQS; from the coding sequence ATGAACGCGAACCTGCTCCATCAGACCACGGTGCTGGTGCTCAACCGGCACTGGCAGGCCATCGATGCCATCACGCCCGCGGAGGCCTTCGGCCACTTGGCGGCTGGCAGCGCGCGCGGCCTGTTGATCGAGGGGCCGCACGACATGCAGGCGCTGGAGTGGGAGGAATGGCGCGGCTTGGCCCCGGCGGAAGGCCAGACCGCGATCGGGACCACACGCGGACCCGTCCGCGTGCCCACCGTCATCGTCCTCGCCCGCTACGACCGCGTGCCCATGGTTCGTTTGTCCTTCGGACTCACAGGCCTGTGGGAGCGGGATCAGGGACGTTGCCAGTACACCGGCCGGTCCCTCGCTCCGGCCGAGGCCAGCATCGACCACGTCCTGCCGCGCTCCCGCGGTGGGGAGAACGATTGGCATAATTGTGTGCTGTCCGACCGCCGGGTGAACCAGCGCAAGGGCAACCGCACCCCGGAGGAGGCCGGGCTCCAGCTCCTCCGCATCCCGCGGAAGCCGCGGGCGGTTCCCGCTCCCATGCGGATCCGGAACCACCACCAGATCGAGGACTGGGACCACTTCCTCGAATCCCGCGGCGGGAACCGCCGTCCAACCCTTCAATCGTAG
- the cls gene encoding cardiolipin synthase, producing MVVAEWFVDWKTSLAITGVVFLEILGLLHVIHALMHVRTAQGTIAWIVCLITFPYVAIPIYWIAGRNRFEGYVRARRGEDADLYKLAEDMHKRLRTYELPAEDGFARGAEILGGLPFTRGNRLHLLINGDETFEALFESIAKAERYLLVNFFIVKNDRIGTRFKDALIERAKAGVRVYFLFDEMGSHKLSRRYLCDLRAAGVECHYFGTNRHWWSRFQINFRNHRKIVVVDGKEAFLGGLNVGDEYLGRDKHFGAWRDTHLKIAGPTVQAIQLVFLEDWYWACSKMPELYWDPDPDAGTAQAAVIPTGPADPADSWQLVVAEAANTARVRLWIASPYFVPDGGVLTALQAAAIRGVDVRILIPEKPDHLLVWLSSFSFLESTLPYGVKIHRYQKGFLHQKVMLIDDRLACVGTANLDNRSFRLNFEISALSPDPTFVAEVRAMLEKDFEGTREARVSDFTKRSFWFRAACRAARLFAPVQ from the coding sequence ATGGTGGTCGCCGAATGGTTCGTGGATTGGAAAACGTCACTGGCGATCACAGGGGTGGTTTTCCTCGAAATCCTCGGCCTGCTGCATGTGATCCACGCGCTGATGCACGTCCGCACGGCCCAGGGTACCATCGCGTGGATCGTCTGCCTGATCACCTTTCCCTACGTGGCGATCCCGATCTATTGGATCGCCGGACGCAACCGCTTCGAGGGCTACGTGCGCGCGCGCCGCGGCGAAGACGCCGATCTCTACAAGCTGGCGGAGGACATGCACAAGCGCCTGCGGACCTACGAACTTCCCGCGGAGGATGGGTTTGCCCGCGGGGCGGAAATCCTCGGCGGGCTGCCCTTCACGCGCGGCAACCGGTTGCACCTGCTGATCAATGGCGACGAGACCTTCGAGGCGCTTTTCGAATCCATCGCGAAGGCCGAGCGCTACCTGCTGGTGAATTTCTTCATCGTGAAGAACGACCGCATCGGCACGCGCTTCAAGGACGCACTCATCGAACGCGCGAAGGCCGGAGTGAGGGTCTATTTCCTCTTCGACGAAATGGGCTCCCACAAGCTCTCGCGCCGCTACCTCTGCGACCTGCGCGCGGCGGGTGTGGAGTGCCACTACTTCGGCACCAACCGCCACTGGTGGTCGCGCTTCCAGATCAATTTCCGCAACCACCGCAAGATCGTGGTCGTGGATGGAAAGGAGGCCTTTCTCGGCGGCCTCAACGTCGGCGATGAATACCTGGGCCGTGACAAGCACTTCGGCGCCTGGCGGGACACCCACCTCAAGATCGCCGGCCCCACGGTGCAGGCGATCCAGCTCGTCTTTCTGGAGGATTGGTACTGGGCTTGCAGTAAAATGCCGGAGCTCTACTGGGACCCAGACCCCGATGCCGGCACGGCCCAGGCGGCGGTGATCCCCACCGGTCCAGCCGATCCGGCGGATTCCTGGCAACTGGTTGTCGCCGAAGCCGCGAATACCGCACGGGTGCGGTTGTGGATCGCCTCACCCTATTTCGTGCCGGACGGCGGCGTGCTCACCGCCCTGCAGGCCGCTGCGATCCGCGGTGTGGATGTCCGCATCCTGATCCCGGAAAAGCCCGACCATCTGCTGGTGTGGCTGTCCTCCTTTTCCTTCCTCGAAAGCACCCTGCCCTACGGGGTGAAAATCCACCGCTACCAGAAGGGCTTCCTGCACCAGAAAGTGATGCTTATCGACGACCGGCTGGCCTGCGTGGGCACGGCCAATCTCGACAACCGCTCGTTCCGGCTGAACTTCGAGATCAGCGCGCTGTCACCCGATCCGACGTTCGTCGCCGAGGTAAGGGCGATGTTGGAAAAGGACTTCGAGGGAACCCGCGAGGCGAGGGTGAGCGATTTCACCAAGCGCTCGTTCTGGTTCCGTGCCGCGTGCCGTGCGGCGCGGTTGTTCGCGCCGGTGCAGTAG
- a CDS encoding DUF5069 domain-containing protein codes for MSAAKDLTKEAPRSPRTRLGGYVILARAIDKGRASIAGTVGEYHFACPLDMMLFDFKGVNPDEVKKLLESGASDQEITAWIEANGQARSAEEVKGWSDGIEAFRPYDNPEKKDWFVGVCAEVGIDPAQSTLFDYLDTDDKLSYAAA; via the coding sequence ATGAGTGCAGCCAAAGACCTTACCAAGGAAGCCCCACGCAGCCCGCGCACCCGCCTCGGCGGCTACGTGATCCTCGCCCGCGCCATCGACAAGGGCCGAGCCTCCATCGCCGGCACCGTCGGCGAATACCACTTCGCCTGTCCGCTCGACATGATGCTCTTCGACTTCAAGGGCGTGAATCCGGACGAAGTGAAGAAGCTCCTCGAATCCGGTGCCAGCGATCAGGAGATCACCGCCTGGATCGAGGCCAATGGCCAGGCCAGGTCCGCCGAAGAGGTGAAGGGCTGGTCCGATGGCATCGAAGCCTTCCGTCCCTATGACAATCCGGAGAAGAAGGATTGGTTTGTCGGCGTCTGCGCCGAGGTCGGGATCGATCCGGCTCAGAGCACGCTCTTCGATTACCTCGATACCGACGACAAGCTGAGCTACGCGGCGGCTTGA
- a CDS encoding TetR/AcrR family transcriptional regulator yields the protein MELLAEKGFEAITVADITKRSTLHRATFYGHFTDKFALLEAKIGDDFQEMLDSRLANASNCQEGIRQLILAVCDFFARVSAGCQKHQRQFDPIMETRIKAMVRDFLLKGPLREQGANADTQLRATMASWAICGAAREWTREPQGTTEDLAKAMLPRVVFTLHGE from the coding sequence ATGGAACTCCTTGCTGAGAAGGGATTTGAGGCGATCACGGTGGCGGACATCACCAAGCGCTCCACCCTTCATCGAGCGACCTTCTACGGCCACTTCACCGACAAGTTCGCCCTGCTGGAGGCGAAGATCGGCGACGATTTCCAGGAGATGCTGGATTCCCGCCTGGCCAACGCCAGCAACTGCCAGGAAGGCATCCGCCAGCTCATCCTCGCGGTGTGCGATTTCTTCGCACGGGTGTCGGCGGGCTGCCAGAAGCACCAGCGCCAGTTCGATCCGATCATGGAAACGCGGATCAAGGCGATGGTCCGGGATTTCCTGCTCAAGGGTCCGCTGCGCGAGCAGGGCGCGAACGCGGACACCCAGCTCCGCGCCACCATGGCGAGCTGGGCGATCTGCGGTGCCGCGCGCGAATGGACGCGGGAGCCCCAAGGCACCACTGAAGATCTTGCGAAGGCGATGCTGCCCCGCGTGGTCTTCACGCTGCATGGGGAGTAG
- a CDS encoding DNA-3-methyladenine glycosylase I: MEPKRCLWVPLDKPLYVEYHDTEWGVPCHDERTLFEMICLEGAQAGLSWWTVLQKREHYRKVFHQFDIAKVAKMTDAALEKLLLDPGIIRHRGKIEGFRQNARAWIALREKEGDVVKWLWSFVGGKPQDHKTRSQENPNTTSLESDALSKALRKAGFNFVGSTTMYAFMQAVGMVNDHAANCLCRKRS; the protein is encoded by the coding sequence ATGGAACCGAAGCGTTGTTTGTGGGTGCCCTTGGACAAGCCGCTCTATGTCGAATACCACGACACCGAGTGGGGAGTGCCCTGCCACGATGAACGCACGCTTTTCGAAATGATCTGCCTGGAAGGCGCGCAGGCCGGACTCTCATGGTGGACGGTGCTCCAGAAGCGCGAGCACTACCGCAAGGTGTTCCACCAGTTCGACATCGCGAAGGTCGCGAAGATGACCGATGCCGCGCTGGAGAAACTGTTGCTCGATCCCGGCATCATCCGCCATCGCGGCAAGATTGAAGGCTTCCGCCAGAACGCACGTGCATGGATCGCCTTGCGGGAGAAAGAAGGCGATGTCGTGAAGTGGCTGTGGAGTTTTGTTGGTGGGAAGCCACAGGACCACAAGACGCGCTCACAGGAAAATCCAAACACCACCTCGCTGGAGTCGGATGCCTTGAGCAAGGCGCTGCGGAAAGCCGGATTCAATTTCGTTGGCTCGACCACCATGTATGCCTTCATGCAGGCGGTGGGGATGGTGAACGATCACGCCGCCAACTGTCTCTGCCGGAAAAGGAGTTGA
- a CDS encoding response regulator — protein sequence MTALIIDDEIQIRRLLRLALESRGYAVKEAENGRLGLQEAVFVRPDVVLLDLGLPDMDGLEVLKELRGWSDVPVLILSVRDQEDTKVAALEHGADDYVTKPFGTAELLARLTVIQRRRQSTESPEIVVGPLVLHQDRHEAELSGEPMKLTPTEFAFLRVLARHAGKIVTQRQILREVWGPQGDGQSHYLRVYTNHLRKKLGDKLVIRNEPGIGYRLLEA from the coding sequence ATGACCGCTCTCATCATCGATGATGAAATCCAGATCCGCCGTTTGCTGCGCCTGGCCTTGGAATCGCGCGGCTATGCGGTGAAGGAAGCGGAGAACGGAAGACTCGGTTTGCAGGAGGCGGTCTTTGTCCGGCCGGATGTGGTGCTGCTCGATCTCGGCCTGCCGGATATGGATGGGCTTGAGGTCTTGAAAGAGCTGCGCGGCTGGAGTGATGTGCCGGTGTTGATCCTGTCCGTCCGCGATCAGGAGGATACCAAGGTTGCCGCGCTCGAACACGGTGCCGACGACTACGTCACCAAGCCCTTCGGTACCGCGGAACTGCTCGCGCGCCTCACCGTGATCCAGCGCCGCCGCCAATCCACCGAATCGCCGGAGATTGTCGTGGGCCCGCTGGTGTTGCATCAGGATCGACATGAAGCGGAGCTTTCAGGTGAGCCGATGAAGCTCACACCCACCGAGTTCGCATTCCTCCGCGTGCTCGCCCGGCATGCGGGAAAGATCGTCACCCAGCGCCAGATCCTCCGTGAAGTATGGGGCCCGCAGGGCGACGGCCAATCACACTACCTGCGCGTTTACACCAACCACCTCCGCAAGAAACTCGGCGACAAGCTGGTCATCCGCAATGAACCGGGGATTGGATACCGGTTGCTGGAGGCATGA